In Xylanibacter ruminicola 23, a single genomic region encodes these proteins:
- a CDS encoding ATP-grasp fold amidoligase family protein, translated as MKWNRFYREKFPWKNPRTLDEKMTWLSVMSDTSKWTEFSDKYEVRKYIESLGLKDILTECYGVWDKAQDIDFDSLPDKFVVKCTHDCGSTIVIRDKSKMNKQEVIDFLQAHLNVNYGYEWCELHYTTIKPRVIAESLIELGDNVEDLIDYKINCIHGKPQYVEVIYGRQLKSDGGSNHAVFDLYDIYTWQPMRQYKTNLTDHFRDIPRPQNLERMIEIAGKISQGFPQVRVDLYNVNGKIYFGEMTFFSASGMNNDLSREFQLMIGDRIRLPKV; from the coding sequence ATGAAGTGGAACAGGTTCTATAGGGAGAAGTTTCCATGGAAAAATCCACGGACGTTGGATGAAAAGATGACATGGCTTTCTGTTATGTCAGATACCTCAAAGTGGACGGAGTTTTCAGACAAATATGAAGTGCGTAAATACATAGAGAGTCTTGGTTTGAAAGATATCCTGACAGAATGCTATGGTGTGTGGGATAAGGCTCAGGATATCGATTTCGACAGTCTTCCGGATAAGTTTGTCGTTAAGTGTACTCATGATTGTGGTAGTACAATAGTCATACGTGATAAAAGTAAGATGAATAAGCAAGAAGTTATTGATTTCTTACAGGCACATTTGAATGTAAACTATGGCTATGAATGGTGTGAACTCCATTACACCACTATTAAACCCAGGGTAATCGCAGAGAGTCTGATAGAGTTGGGAGATAATGTAGAGGACCTTATCGACTATAAAATCAATTGTATTCATGGCAAACCTCAATATGTAGAGGTTATCTATGGTCGCCAATTGAAGAGTGATGGAGGCTCAAACCATGCGGTATTCGACCTCTATGACATCTATACTTGGCAGCCGATGCGTCAATATAAAACAAACTTAACCGATCACTTCCGGGATATACCTCGACCCCAGAACTTGGAGAGAATGATAGAAATAGCCGGGAAGATTAGTCAGGGCTTCCCGCAAGTTCGTGTTGATCTTTACAATGTGAATGGGAAAATATATTTCGGTGAGATGACATTTTTCTCGGCATCTGGCATGAACAACGATTTATCCAGGGAGTTCCAACTCATGATAGGTGATAGGATTCGTCTGCCTAAAGTGTAA
- a CDS encoding glycosyltransferase, protein MVKVSVIMPIYNVAPYLEEAFDSILNQSLKDIEVIAVNDGSTDNSEEIIKKYQQKDARIISFSQKNQGQSVARNLALQHATGEYIYMMDSDDVLTGPDVLLTCYEYAEKNHADFIFFDRDWLLEDKTDFSVSLHSTKYVEENKAYDGESLLNQLLDTTSYNCVVWLLLIRHDHLKRLGLEFYPGIIHEDELFTTVLMLSSSSIYCLKQSFVKHRVRSASTVGTKFTRRNMDCYLTVADELLRFSQNPIIHKFLRYTLSKVFYTGHFVPYKDKPAVFWRAMKSGYLKYIGLKSSLKFFTW, encoded by the coding sequence ATGGTAAAAGTCAGCGTCATAATGCCAATTTATAACGTTGCCCCTTATTTGGAGGAAGCGTTTGACTCTATCCTGAATCAGTCATTAAAGGATATAGAGGTTATTGCGGTGAATGACGGATCAACAGACAATAGCGAGGAAATCATCAAGAAGTATCAGCAAAAGGATGCGCGGATTATCTCTTTCTCTCAGAAAAACCAGGGACAGTCTGTAGCAAGAAATCTGGCGTTACAGCATGCAACAGGAGAATATATCTATATGATGGATTCTGATGATGTGCTGACTGGTCCTGACGTTCTGCTGACATGCTATGAATATGCTGAGAAGAACCATGCCGATTTTATTTTCTTCGACAGGGATTGGCTACTGGAAGACAAAACGGATTTTTCAGTGTCGTTGCATAGTACAAAGTATGTAGAAGAAAACAAGGCATATGATGGTGAGAGTCTGCTTAATCAGTTGCTTGACACCACATCTTATAATTGTGTGGTATGGCTCCTGCTAATCAGACATGATCATCTGAAACGTCTTGGTTTGGAATTCTATCCTGGCATTATTCATGAAGATGAATTGTTTACAACAGTTCTTATGTTAAGTAGTAGTTCCATATACTGTCTGAAGCAGTCTTTTGTGAAGCATCGCGTCAGGTCTGCGTCAACGGTGGGAACAAAATTCACCCGCCGTAATATGGATTGCTATCTCACCGTGGCCGACGAATTGTTACGTTTCAGCCAGAATCCGATAATTCATAAGTTTCTGCGTTATACGCTTAGCAAGGTGTTCTACACTGGTCACTTCGTTCCATATAAGGATAAACCTGCGGTTTTCTGGCGTGCTATGAAATCCGGCTATTTGAAATATATCGGACTAAAGTCCTCGCTCAAGTTTTTTACATGGTAA
- a CDS encoding alpha/beta hydrolase, translated as MISISLSWCKKLLIYAFVLLLIVVLVSAIFFVRSIVHVKLPHGATLHVLPALDNKVHGAVIICPGGGYSYLEKWFEGYYWFPYFYLRGYIPAMLEYRMPIHDCYGPLTDGTEAIQMMRKCAKEWHFEENNVGFVGFSAGGHLASTMMVLDNDSVRPDFGVLFYPVISMKKELTHIDSHNQLLGSDASDQLENQFSNELHVSEKTPPAFIAVASDDKCVSPRNSIIFDKEMHGKNRLSELHIYPLGGHGFVCHLRSEYRIQALDDLSNWLRNRNLE; from the coding sequence ATGATTTCTATATCATTATCTTGGTGTAAAAAATTATTGATTTATGCATTTGTCTTGTTACTAATTGTAGTGCTGGTGAGTGCAATTTTTTTCGTGAGATCAATTGTTCATGTTAAATTACCTCATGGGGCTACGTTACACGTTTTGCCAGCTTTAGATAATAAAGTGCATGGTGCTGTTATTATATGCCCTGGTGGGGGGTATAGTTATTTGGAAAAATGGTTTGAAGGGTATTATTGGTTCCCTTACTTCTATTTACGAGGATATATACCCGCTATGTTGGAATATAGAATGCCAATACATGATTGCTATGGACCTTTGACTGATGGAACAGAGGCAATTCAAATGATGAGAAAGTGTGCCAAAGAATGGCATTTTGAAGAAAATAACGTAGGATTTGTTGGCTTTTCTGCTGGTGGACATCTTGCATCAACGATGATGGTGTTGGATAATGATTCTGTTCGTCCTGACTTTGGGGTTCTTTTTTATCCTGTTATTTCTATGAAGAAAGAACTGACTCATATTGATTCTCATAATCAATTGTTGGGAAGTGACGCTTCTGACCAATTAGAAAACCAGTTTAGCAATGAACTGCATGTTTCAGAAAAGACCCCTCCTGCATTTATCGCGGTTGCAAGTGATGACAAATGTGTTAGTCCTCGGAATTCAATAATCTTTGACAAAGAGATGCATGGTAAGAACCGTCTTTCAGAGCTCCATATTTATCCTTTAGGAGGACATGGCTTCGTTTGTCACCTTAGATCAGAATACCGAATACAAGCGTTGGATGATTTGTCGAATTGGCTGCGTAATAGAAATCTAGAATAA
- a CDS encoding DUF4842 domain-containing protein, whose product MKKLLSLALLGLVLSGCVKGFDGSEPIQEPTPETTPTDPEVTDEEIKQHAEGVLGITIPANQDWISTESGTITINVTSAVTKVSVMAMVAQTDEEGETYNSMTILNQAETNNQSSVTLNYDVPKKNEGLYVAFYTEKGCYYKKVEGNSVTFDQVAAKTRAVTRTVSAPSGTFAISKIDTSFAAKRGWIPDERLYMLSDADYDRMKIAADPYSDEYKALVRDLVFAYLPPTKQENNLIQIMAAGYTDDDAYRITTGEEGPIVVSPIYKQDGADKYGNEVYNSDLYYYYFNPADMPSTADEQVAFLKSLPKYKLIPFNLCFEYKEDDILAKKASFAALYFGDSKTPTIGTEGTFKFPKGYKIGFMIRAKTVTEAPKKQGELYFDGRLNNKINTWPNFNKLNPTDPRATWLKINDRVLMCWESGTDRDFNDILLEVEGSVEPIYTTHEFEYNTYTFCFEDTKKGDYDLNDIVIKAKRINKTTVEYSIVACGAYDELCVRNINAGVIQDNVEIHSLFGVGAKQFVNTESGAEKHAAITAQKTVSESFSFLDAENQPFIYDLTTNLAIKLSTKGQDPHGIMIPFDFKYPTEKVCIKDAYTEFNNWGSNPILSTNWYTKPVEGKVYSK is encoded by the coding sequence ATGAAAAAGTTACTATCATTAGCACTTTTAGGTTTAGTGTTATCAGGCTGTGTAAAAGGCTTTGATGGGTCGGAGCCAATTCAAGAACCAACGCCAGAAACGACTCCTACGGATCCAGAAGTAACTGATGAGGAGATTAAGCAGCATGCTGAAGGCGTTTTGGGTATTACAATTCCAGCCAATCAGGATTGGATTTCTACCGAAAGCGGCACTATTACAATCAATGTCACCTCGGCAGTTACAAAGGTATCTGTGATGGCTATGGTAGCTCAGACTGACGAAGAGGGTGAGACTTATAATTCAATGACCATATTGAATCAGGCCGAAACCAATAATCAGTCGTCTGTTACCTTGAATTATGATGTTCCCAAAAAGAACGAAGGATTATATGTAGCTTTCTATACCGAAAAAGGTTGCTATTATAAAAAGGTAGAAGGAAATAGTGTTACGTTTGATCAGGTTGCAGCTAAAACCAGAGCTGTAACCCGCACCGTTTCGGCTCCTTCTGGTACTTTCGCCATTAGTAAGATTGATACTTCGTTTGCAGCTAAACGTGGCTGGATTCCTGATGAGAGACTATATATGCTTTCTGATGCCGATTATGACCGTATGAAGATTGCTGCAGACCCATACTCTGATGAATATAAGGCCTTAGTTCGAGACTTGGTTTTCGCATACTTGCCTCCAACTAAACAAGAAAACAACTTGATTCAGATTATGGCGGCTGGTTATACGGATGATGATGCGTATCGTATTACAACAGGTGAGGAGGGACCAATTGTTGTATCGCCAATATATAAGCAAGATGGTGCAGATAAATATGGTAATGAGGTGTATAATTCAGACTTGTACTATTATTATTTCAACCCTGCTGATATGCCAAGCACGGCAGATGAACAAGTAGCCTTCCTGAAGAGTCTGCCAAAATATAAGTTGATTCCATTTAATTTGTGTTTTGAATATAAAGAAGATGATATCCTTGCAAAGAAAGCATCCTTTGCTGCGCTTTATTTTGGTGATAGCAAAACGCCAACTATCGGAACTGAAGGTACGTTTAAATTCCCGAAAGGCTATAAGATTGGTTTTATGATACGGGCCAAGACTGTTACAGAGGCACCTAAAAAACAAGGCGAGTTATATTTTGATGGTCGTCTAAATAACAAGATTAATACATGGCCAAACTTCAATAAACTCAATCCAACTGATCCTCGTGCCACGTGGCTAAAGATTAACGACCGCGTTTTGATGTGTTGGGAATCTGGTACTGATAGAGACTTTAATGATATCCTTTTGGAAGTTGAAGGGAGTGTTGAGCCTATTTATACAACTCACGAGTTTGAGTATAATACCTATACTTTCTGTTTCGAGGATACTAAGAAAGGTGATTATGACTTGAACGACATTGTGATTAAGGCAAAACGTATTAATAAAACAACCGTAGAGTATTCGATTGTGGCGTGTGGTGCATACGATGAACTTTGCGTTAGAAACATTAATGCAGGTGTTATTCAGGACAATGTAGAGATCCATTCGCTCTTTGGCGTGGGTGCTAAGCAGTTTGTGAATACTGAAAGCGGCGCAGAGAAACATGCTGCTATCACCGCTCAGAAGACTGTTAGTGAATCGTTCAGTTTCTTGGATGCCGAGAATCAGCCGTTTATTTACGACTTGACAACCAATCTGGCTATTAAACTGTCGACAAAGGGGCAGGATCCTCATGGAATCATGATTCCTTTCGACTTTAAGTATCCCACAGAGAAAGTTTGTATTAAGGATGCCTATACAGAATTTAATAACTGGGGCAGCAATCCAATCCTCTCTACCAACTGGTACACCAAACCTGTAGAAGGAAAGGTTTATTCTAAGTAA
- a CDS encoding DUF4842 domain-containing protein — translation MKKVLSIAVLGLVLSSCVKGIDGVEPEPTPSPEPTPTNNKATQEEIDANVAKVFGTTFSPNQDWSSTTKHTVTIAADAPLSDVAKVQILTEAPYFNDDARVLNEATTSKGQSVSLTYDCPAEYTELVAACVDSKGVYYVTGFKAGDAQVNFQNAAQTRTRAAYDLPDMPDAGNLKMKYKNSYLTYNAIRTIKANADAEGTLGDKENSIEAWKNTNWEKERIWMLDNAGGNSTWKVEKSAIYRTVTITDAEKKSLETVLDAVGGKKARDSKYKQMNLTTIRTSPVYVLTKNYLVADGKGPITVTPVQMLSTEIDNTSLYYYYFDPKKLEGKSEEEQVIFLKNLPKFKCVDSKLTKTASGLGKGNGEYFKAHEYLLPYFGDVSSDETGDVTAQGFIFPEGTRIGFMLRKTTTDWSDSFSADNDINKGTGYTKKSYNKAVNGEVYADGRLNKQINHYPDFMNALDKGMLDDDPRVAIFGANQRTYLMFEEGADVNYADIIVEVNGGLYAVDAAHEINNNVYTFCFEDRNLGDYDMNDVVIKAERLNISQVKYTVAACGANDELYLRNIDGKTLNTTTEIHKLFGVDNLSTFINTQTKNYESVSEVVTVDPSFSFTDFSKQVYIYNKTQNYDVKMSQKGEEPHGIMIPCDFKYPTELTCIKDAYTTFNSWGENPVTSTDWYLNPVSGKVFDK, via the coding sequence ATGAAGAAAGTATTATCAATAGCAGTTTTAGGTTTAGTTCTATCAAGTTGTGTAAAAGGAATAGATGGTGTGGAGCCAGAGCCAACGCCGAGTCCAGAGCCAACGCCAACAAATAACAAGGCAACTCAAGAGGAGATTGATGCCAATGTTGCAAAAGTTTTTGGAACAACCTTCAGTCCCAATCAGGATTGGAGTTCTACTACTAAGCATACTGTTACTATTGCTGCAGACGCTCCTTTGAGCGACGTTGCTAAGGTGCAGATTCTAACAGAGGCTCCTTATTTTAACGACGATGCTCGTGTGCTCAATGAAGCTACGACCAGTAAAGGACAATCGGTGTCGCTGACATATGATTGCCCAGCTGAATACACAGAACTTGTTGCTGCATGTGTGGATAGTAAGGGAGTGTACTATGTTACTGGTTTTAAGGCTGGTGATGCTCAGGTGAATTTCCAGAATGCAGCCCAAACTCGCACAAGAGCTGCCTACGATTTGCCAGATATGCCTGATGCTGGCAATCTTAAAATGAAATACAAGAATTCTTATTTAACTTACAATGCTATCCGTACCATTAAGGCTAATGCTGATGCTGAAGGAACACTTGGTGATAAAGAGAATAGCATTGAGGCATGGAAGAATACCAATTGGGAAAAGGAGCGTATCTGGATGCTTGACAATGCTGGTGGTAATAGTACCTGGAAAGTTGAGAAATCTGCTATTTACCGTACGGTGACTATCACAGATGCTGAGAAAAAGAGTCTGGAAACCGTCCTGGATGCTGTTGGTGGCAAAAAAGCACGAGATAGTAAATATAAGCAAATGAATCTCACAACCATCCGAACATCTCCCGTTTACGTGTTGACAAAGAACTATTTGGTGGCAGATGGAAAAGGACCTATCACGGTAACACCAGTTCAGATGCTTTCTACCGAGATTGACAATACTTCTCTGTACTATTACTATTTTGACCCCAAAAAGTTGGAAGGTAAATCAGAAGAAGAGCAGGTGATTTTCTTGAAGAACCTGCCTAAGTTTAAATGCGTTGATAGCAAGTTAACAAAGACTGCAAGCGGTTTAGGAAAGGGAAATGGCGAATACTTTAAGGCTCATGAGTATCTGTTACCATACTTTGGTGATGTTTCGAGTGATGAGACAGGTGATGTGACTGCTCAGGGTTTTATCTTCCCAGAAGGTACCCGTATTGGTTTTATGTTAAGAAAGACCACTACTGATTGGTCAGATTCTTTTTCTGCTGATAATGACATCAATAAGGGAACTGGCTATACAAAGAAGTCGTATAATAAAGCGGTTAATGGCGAGGTGTATGCTGATGGTCGTTTGAATAAGCAGATTAATCATTATCCAGACTTTATGAATGCGCTTGATAAAGGAATGTTGGACGACGATCCCCGTGTTGCTATCTTCGGAGCTAATCAAAGAACCTATCTTATGTTTGAGGAAGGTGCCGATGTGAATTATGCTGATATTATTGTTGAGGTTAATGGCGGTTTGTATGCAGTTGATGCTGCTCATGAGATTAACAACAATGTATATACCTTCTGCTTTGAGGACCGTAACTTGGGCGACTATGATATGAACGACGTGGTGATTAAGGCTGAGCGCCTGAATATCTCACAAGTAAAGTACACGGTGGCAGCATGTGGCGCTAACGATGAACTCTATCTGCGCAACATCGATGGTAAGACATTGAATACTACCACAGAGATCCACAAGTTGTTTGGCGTTGATAATCTCTCAACCTTTATCAACACCCAGACTAAAAACTACGAGTCTGTATCAGAGGTGGTAACAGTAGATCCATCATTCAGCTTTACCGATTTCTCTAAACAGGTTTATATCTACAATAAGACTCAGAATTACGATGTGAAGATGTCGCAAAAGGGCGAGGAACCACATGGCATCATGATTCCTTGCGACTTTAAGTATCCCACAGAGTTGACCTGTATTAAAGATGCCTATACCACATTTAATAGCTGGGGTGAGAACCCTGTGACATCAACAGATTGGTATCTGAATCCCGTAAGTGGTAAGGTCTTTGATAAGTAA
- a CDS encoding LruC domain-containing protein, with protein sequence MKKLMTLAVLGTALLTSCVKGFDGTEPEPTPTPEPTPTAKVPNSFDFSTVQKVKLNVDYSAIKTYGSVFFGVYTQNPFVTVEDAPDDSWNESVTPIFEDYTDANGKYSATIELPTYAQHLYIATGNFFTGMHLMEADVQNGAASVVAENVNVASTRAATRAEGPGVSTDDIAKLKMEFKTDGKTRIYQDWKNWLGTWNSASGRPDYLIDKSTANKNLFFSDAEMQDLYSVVGKAFTSGSAMNKEYCSSPDLLLEQDSEVSFTVLGSGTCWNSSLGYYYYTDDNKPTKPMDINIIMVFPNTQDGNWPRAKEKGLETYNGNIGVNRGEAVQLMYYPNIANDDKSGATKVFPKGTRIGFILRTQGWAKQGNDYSIKCKNENYYNKKYNTWCATTDGLSYSSDTGKFPNPNGESRGAKFSYKTSDGQTFTIVSFEDALDDQDFDDLIFALKPVNVFAALPEIENKKSSTNGVYAFEDLWPSAGDYDLNDALVNAKHEKEFNESGKIIKETFYLTTYQNYVELTSGLALTLETKTAPKSIVMKKMAKGATVAEEASFTKDGNVYYLTSDFKGELGTTYILELSYDTPLGSSADMASIKPFIYRVVGDKNWEVHIPMEAPTAKMNTSYFGTGDDCSDPSKGLYFVREGNYPFAFYLHGVNISVFENTILKRENESKRIDEFFPDFLEWSTSKGTKKQDWYLR encoded by the coding sequence ATGAAAAAGTTGATGACATTAGCAGTTTTAGGTACTGCACTACTAACCAGTTGTGTAAAGGGCTTTGATGGTACTGAGCCAGAGCCTACACCAACACCTGAGCCAACCCCGACAGCGAAAGTTCCAAATTCGTTTGATTTCTCAACTGTTCAGAAGGTTAAGCTCAATGTTGACTATTCTGCAATAAAAACTTATGGTTCTGTTTTCTTTGGCGTATATACTCAAAATCCGTTCGTGACTGTTGAAGATGCGCCAGATGATTCGTGGAACGAGTCTGTTACTCCCATTTTTGAGGATTATACAGATGCAAACGGCAAGTATAGCGCAACTATCGAGTTGCCCACTTATGCCCAGCATCTTTATATCGCAACTGGTAACTTCTTTACCGGAATGCATTTGATGGAGGCTGATGTGCAGAATGGGGCAGCATCTGTGGTTGCCGAAAATGTAAATGTCGCCTCAACGCGTGCTGCTACACGTGCTGAAGGACCTGGAGTATCGACAGATGATATTGCAAAGCTTAAAATGGAATTTAAGACTGATGGCAAGACTAGAATCTATCAGGATTGGAAGAACTGGCTTGGTACTTGGAATTCGGCTTCGGGACGTCCTGATTACCTCATCGATAAATCTACTGCCAATAAGAATCTGTTTTTCAGCGATGCAGAGATGCAAGACCTTTACTCAGTTGTAGGTAAGGCATTTACGTCTGGAAGTGCAATGAACAAGGAGTATTGTTCATCTCCAGATCTGTTGCTTGAGCAGGATTCAGAGGTTTCGTTTACTGTTCTTGGTAGTGGTACATGCTGGAACTCTTCATTGGGTTACTATTATTATACAGATGATAATAAGCCTACAAAACCTATGGATATTAATATCATTATGGTGTTCCCCAATACCCAGGATGGTAATTGGCCAAGAGCAAAAGAAAAAGGATTGGAGACTTATAATGGAAACATAGGTGTTAACCGAGGAGAAGCGGTTCAGTTAATGTATTATCCTAATATCGCCAATGATGATAAGAGCGGTGCTACAAAGGTGTTCCCTAAAGGCACAAGAATCGGTTTTATCTTGAGAACCCAGGGATGGGCAAAGCAGGGTAATGACTACTCAATTAAATGTAAAAATGAAAATTATTACAATAAAAAGTATAATACGTGGTGTGCTACGACCGACGGCTTGTCATACTCTAGCGATACAGGCAAATTCCCTAATCCTAATGGCGAGAGTCGTGGTGCCAAGTTCAGCTACAAGACATCTGATGGTCAAACCTTCACTATCGTATCGTTTGAGGATGCCCTCGACGACCAGGATTTTGATGACTTGATTTTCGCTCTTAAGCCAGTGAATGTTTTTGCTGCTTTGCCAGAGATTGAAAACAAAAAATCCTCAACCAATGGTGTATATGCTTTCGAGGATTTATGGCCAAGTGCTGGTGACTATGATCTTAACGACGCTCTTGTAAACGCGAAGCATGAGAAAGAGTTTAATGAGAGTGGAAAAATCATTAAGGAAACATTCTATCTTACCACCTATCAGAATTATGTAGAGTTAACAAGTGGCTTGGCCCTGACTTTGGAAACAAAGACTGCTCCTAAGTCGATTGTGATGAAGAAGATGGCCAAAGGTGCAACGGTTGCCGAAGAGGCCTCGTTTACTAAGGATGGTAATGTGTATTATCTAACGTCAGACTTCAAGGGCGAACTTGGAACCACATATATTCTGGAACTGTCGTATGATACTCCATTAGGCTCGTCAGCTGATATGGCGTCGATAAAGCCTTTCATCTATCGTGTAGTGGGTGATAAGAATTGGGAGGTGCATATCCCTATGGAGGCTCCTACAGCAAAGATGAATACCAGTTATTTTGGTACAGGCGACGACTGCTCTGATCCAAGTAAGGGATTGTATTTCGTTCGCGAGGGTAATTATCCATTTGCATTCTATTTGCATGGTGTTAACATCAGTGTATTTGAAAATACTATCCTGAAACGTGAAAACGAGAGTAAACGCATTGATGAGTTCTTCCCGGATTTCCTGGAGTGGTCTACTTCAAAAGGAACCAAAAAGCAGGATTGGTATCTCAGATGA
- a CDS encoding BT4734/BF3469 family protein: MTKITLIKNYRQTETLRVLELTDIVEMIVGNEYRHTVDELRRLYPVFDLTRQPDGSVSGADMTIAKLPRICFATEMENRNHQRVTLGYTGMVLLEVNNLTGYDEADAIRTGAGEVPQTLMAFVGASGRSVKIICKGELFPSDRNKDTNYPLPTEPNEIADFHENLYERARLAYNAQLGVMIEKLEPRMDRTCYISTDADVVFNPMAIPFYARAEKPNLTLSLVRPSTLEKDDEQLGQSRYFTMHHIFEFNLSKAYDECEGLEGEDLEHELLTRLAVHCLETGIPMAIAKRMARYRTYAIGDDDLLINKVFDNVYRPQAVKRYQERNGYKPEKNIPQETLLTMKIDLFLNENYEIRKNVMRGVAEFRERTGIGFSFRDLTEEARNSITMRALRQGIKCWDKDIRRYVNSDDIELYDPMNEYLDSLPKWDGKDRVEVLARRIPTSYEEWPALFHLWMRSMVAMWMGKGQLTGNSLVPLLIGRQGCGKSSFCRILLPQQLRDYYNDRINFKNETDLNLGLTSFGLINLDEFDKITQRQQIVLKYLVSTADLKYRPPYGKAYSEHRRFASFIGTTNEMMPLTDPSGARRFICVMVEGDVDFRTPVDYPQLYAQLLHEIHNGERYWPTREQEQQLIQRNLSYQQLSGLGEMLMAVLQRPVDNDSDAQWMSLKDISAILKQSFKGYKEESNTFRKIGAFLNRPEYRFKSQHKMTGTVYWAKLRE, encoded by the coding sequence ATGACAAAGATAACCCTTATAAAAAACTATCGCCAGACCGAAACACTGCGTGTGCTTGAACTGACGGATATCGTAGAAATGATTGTTGGCAATGAATATCGCCATACAGTAGATGAGCTTCGTCGTCTATATCCTGTGTTCGACCTGACCAGACAGCCTGATGGCTCGGTGAGCGGTGCCGATATGACTATAGCCAAGCTGCCACGTATCTGTTTTGCTACAGAAATGGAGAATCGTAATCATCAGCGTGTAACCTTGGGTTATACCGGCATGGTACTGTTGGAAGTAAATAACCTAACAGGTTATGATGAGGCTGATGCTATCCGAACTGGTGCAGGCGAAGTGCCTCAAACACTGATGGCATTTGTGGGCGCTTCTGGGCGTAGCGTAAAAATCATTTGTAAGGGTGAACTGTTTCCCAGTGATCGCAACAAAGACACCAATTATCCGTTGCCAACGGAGCCCAATGAGATAGCCGATTTTCATGAGAATCTGTATGAGCGAGCCCGTTTGGCTTATAATGCTCAGTTGGGTGTGATGATTGAGAAACTGGAACCACGTATGGATCGTACTTGTTATATAAGTACTGATGCCGATGTGGTTTTCAATCCGATGGCTATTCCCTTTTATGCCCGTGCCGAAAAGCCTAATCTGACGCTGTCGTTGGTACGCCCATCGACGTTAGAAAAAGATGACGAGCAATTGGGACAGAGTCGTTACTTTACCATGCACCATATCTTTGAGTTTAATCTGAGTAAGGCCTACGATGAATGCGAAGGATTGGAAGGTGAGGATTTGGAGCACGAGCTGCTAACTAGATTGGCTGTCCATTGTCTGGAAACAGGCATCCCGATGGCTATAGCTAAGCGTATGGCTCGTTATCGTACTTACGCTATTGGCGACGATGACCTGCTAATTAATAAGGTATTCGATAATGTATATCGTCCTCAGGCTGTGAAACGCTACCAGGAGCGTAATGGCTATAAACCAGAGAAGAATATACCACAGGAAACACTGTTGACGATGAAGATAGATTTGTTTCTGAACGAGAACTACGAGATTCGTAAAAATGTGATGCGTGGCGTGGCTGAATTTAGAGAGCGTACTGGCATCGGATTCTCTTTTCGTGACTTAACAGAGGAGGCTCGTAACTCTATTACAATGAGAGCGTTACGTCAAGGCATTAAATGTTGGGATAAAGATATCCGTCGTTATGTGAACTCGGATGATATTGAGCTTTACGATCCCATGAACGAGTATCTGGATAGTCTGCCAAAATGGGATGGCAAGGATAGGGTAGAGGTCTTGGCTCGTCGCATCCCCACCAGTTACGAGGAATGGCCTGCACTGTTCCATCTGTGGATGCGTTCGATGGTGGCCATGTGGATGGGTAAAGGTCAACTTACAGGTAACTCGTTGGTGCCACTGTTGATTGGTCGCCAGGGATGTGGTAAATCATCGTTCTGTAGAATTTTACTTCCCCAGCAGTTGCGCGATTACTATAATGATCGCATCAATTTTAAGAACGAGACCGATTTGAACTTAGGTCTGACGTCGTTTGGCTTGATTAATCTCGACGAGTTTGATAAGATAACCCAGCGTCAACAGATTGTATTAAAATATTTAGTATCTACAGCCGATTTGAAATATCGTCCTCCGTACGGAAAGGCTTATTCGGAACATCGACGTTTTGCATCGTTCATTGGAACCACTAACGAGATGATGCCGCTGACCGATCCTAGTGGTGCCCGCCGTTTTATCTGTGTGATGGTTGAGGGTGATGTTGACTTTAGAACACCTGTGGATTACCCTCAGCTCTACGCTCAATTACTACACGAAATTCATAACGGCGAACGCTATTGGCCAACTCGCGAACAGGAACAGCAACTGATACAGCGAAACCTTAGTTATCAGCAACTTAGTGGTCTTGGCGAGATGTTGATGGCAGTGTTGCAGCGTCCTGTAGACAACGATTCTGATGCTCAATGGATGTCGCTTAAGGATATCTCCGCCATCTTGAAACAATCGTTTAAAGGCTACAAGGAAGAAAGTAATACCTTCCGTAAAATAGGTGCCTTCTTGAATCGTCCAGAATACCGCTTTAAGAGTCAGCATAAAATGACTGGAACTGTGTATTGGGCGAAATTGCGTGAGTAA